From the Moraxella sp. FZFQ2102 genome, the window CACACTCTTCGGAAGCTTCTCCAGCGCATCCGCCGAAGTTTTTCGTATCAGCTCATCATTGCCAAAAGCTGCAACCGCTTGTTTATTTATATCGCTTAAGCTGTCATAAATTTGTGGTAAGCGCAACTCAAGCCACGCAAGCGCACAATACAGCGCGATGTCGCCTGCACTATGCTGAAACTCAAGCGGTGGTAGGGCGGATAATGCTTGCTGCAATAAGGTATTGGAACGCGTGACCAAAGGATGATCGCCACAATCACTCTTGCCAAAATGCACGATGGTAAAACTGCGCACGCCTAGGTGTAACAGCCCCAATGCCTTACTGAGTGTAGGCAGTGTCTGAGCATCAAACGCTTGTGGTACTAAGGCTTGTAGCACCAAAGCTGTTTCGGTGATGACTGTACCATCTGCCAGCACCAAAGCAGGCACTTGGCTTAAGGGATTGGCTTGGGTCAGCTCACTTGGTGTCTGCCACGGCAACACAAATTCAAGCTTGGCATCCACGCCGTATAGATGCGCAATGCTGATGATCATCCGTGTAAATGGCGATGTGGTGCTGACATATAAAGTGGGTTTTTGGATATTATTCATCATATTTTCCTAATTTTCTATTAACTTAAAATTTATAGAAATCAATCACGACCACGCATAAAAATCAGCACAATCATCAAGGCAATGGCTTGCAGTAGCAAAATCGCCATCACTGTCCAATCCCACTGTCCGCGCGCATAAACCAAAGCACAAATCCACG encodes:
- a CDS encoding glutathione S-transferase N-terminal domain-containing protein, encoding MMNNIQKPTLYVSTTSPFTRMIISIAHLYGVDAKLEFVLPWQTPSELTQANPLSQVPALVLADGTVITETALVLQALVPQAFDAQTLPTLSKALGLLHLGVRSFTIVHFGKSDCGDHPLVTRSNTLLQQALSALPPLEFQHSAGDIALYCALAWLELRLPQIYDSLSDINKQAVAAFGNDELIRKTSADALEKLPKSVMGL